The sequence CGTGAAGCTGCTTTCGGTGGAGGATGCGTCGCCGGAAGAAGTGTTGGCTGCTGATGCCATCGCATTAGGTTGCCCGGCGATGGGTGACGAGGTGCTGGAGGAAAGCTTCATGGATCCCTTTGTGGAGGCGTTGGAAGGCCAGGGGATTGAGGGGGCTGCACTGGCTCTCTTCGGCTCTTATGACTGGGGTGATGGCCGTTGGATGCGGGAATGGGAAGAGCGGATCACGGAGCATAAGGCCAAAGTCGTGGGAACGTTAATTATTCATAATACGCCGGACGAAGAAGGTTTGGCCGAGTGCCGGACCCTGGGCGAAAAGCTGGCCGCTCAGTAAATTGCTTTCCAATCAATAAGAATCAGGGATAGGAGAAGGTTATGATGCCGCAAAATGTAATGCAAGAGGAGACAACTGCCATAGCCGGGCAAAACCAGCCTAAAAAAGACCGGTTCTTGCGCTGGCTGGCAGTTGAACTGGCACCCACTTTGTGTGGCAGTAAGCCGTCGACCATTTTATCACTGATTAATACAAAATCACAGCAAGCTCTTTCGCTTTGGCGGGAATATGGCAAAGCCGTTTTTTGTGATGCCGGAGTTCGGACGTTATCGTTGCGCAGCTTTGCCGATAGGGAATGCGTGCTGTTCTATCGGCCCGATACGTTGCTGTGGTGCATAAACCGGCCTGCTTACCGGGCCTTTCTGGAAAACCTGGGCTATCCCGTAGAGCAGGGCAGTGAGGCTTGTCTGGCGGTGCTTAAAGCGCGTTTTCACCAGTGCTGTCCGCATGAAATCGGGGTTTTTTTGGGGATTCCCCTTAAAGATGTGTTGGGCTTTATGGGGATGATCTCATTAAGAGAAACCTGCCGCCGGGATTGGTGCATTTATGGCAATCCGGAGGAATCGATTGCTGTTATTGAACGCTTTGCCCAGGATCGGACCCATGTGGAGCGGCTGCTGGCGATCGGTTTTTGTCCGGTGGAGATTATCTGCCGGGGAAAAGAGCGTTTGTCCTATACGGCATAATGGCAAGTATTGCTGCAAGGTCAGCCGGCCCGGAAGGGGCCGGCTGTTTTATATGACCGGAAAGATTAATTCGTCTAGAGCATGTAAAAATTAACGAAGTACGCATAAAAAGCACTACCAGGAGACGTTTCGGAC comes from Propionispora vibrioides and encodes:
- a CDS encoding DUF3793 family protein, which produces MMPQNVMQEETTAIAGQNQPKKDRFLRWLAVELAPTLCGSKPSTILSLINTKSQQALSLWREYGKAVFCDAGVRTLSLRSFADRECVLFYRPDTLLWCINRPAYRAFLENLGYPVEQGSEACLAVLKARFHQCCPHEIGVFLGIPLKDVLGFMGMISLRETCRRDWCIYGNPEESIAVIERFAQDRTHVERLLAIGFCPVEIICRGKERLSYTA
- a CDS encoding flavodoxin, which translates into the protein MKQVTVVYWSGTGNTELMAKAVAEGAKSAGATVKLLSVEDASPEEVLAADAIALGCPAMGDEVLEESFMDPFVEALEGQGIEGAALALFGSYDWGDGRWMREWEERITEHKAKVVGTLIIHNTPDEEGLAECRTLGEKLAAQ